Part of the Candidatus Methylomirabilis lanthanidiphila genome is shown below.
CTGTCAGTACCCGTGAGACAAGCCGCCCGCCATGTGGAAGGATCGGCGCCGACGCCTCGTTGTCCGACAATTCTATTGATTCCGACATTATCTGCTCTCCCGTTGCAAACGGCCTCTTATCTTAGCTGCTTTTACCGTGATCGCCATGCTTGCTGTCAAGATGCAACCCGCACTCCTTCGTCACGGGGCTTTCCCACCACCAGCGCCCGGCTCGCACATCTTCGCCAGGCTTGATCGCCCGGGTGCACGGTGAGCAACCGATGCTGGGGAATCCCTGGTCGTGAAGGGCGTTATACGGTACCTCGTGTTCGCGGATATACGCCCAGACCTGCGGCTCGGTCCAATCGGTAAGCGGATTGATCTTGAGGATGGAGCCATGGCTCGCATCGATCTCCACGACGCCGATACCGGTGCGTGTTGCGGCCTGTTCGCGCCGGAGTCCCGTAATCCATGCATCAGCGTTCTTCAATGCCCGGCCAAGCGGCTCCACCTTCCTGACGTAACAGCAGAACTTGCGTTCCTCAACACTCTGCCGAAAGGAATAAAATCCGCGCTCCCGCTCCAGCGCCTCTACGGCATCTCGCCCCGGGAAGTAGCTCTGAATCGCAACCTTGTACCGTTCCCGGGTCCGCTCCATCACGTCGTACGTCTCCTCATGCAACCGACCGGTGTCCAAGGTAAAGATCGTAATCGGCGGCTCGATCTTCGACAGCATATCGATCACCACCATGTCTTCAGCGCCGAAACTGCTGGCCAGCGCCAGCTTAGAGCCGAAGGTGTCAATCGCCCATCGAAGCACCGCCTCCGGTGTGGCGCCTTGAAATCGCCGGTTCAGCTCCGCCACGTCCTCTGCAGACAACGTTCGACTTTCGTGATTCACACTCTGAACTCCCGACTGTTCTCCCATCATTCCTCCTTGTTGGAACATTCCTGGACGTGAACAATTCACACAGTTATACGCAGGCTGACGATCGTGACATCGATTACAAAGCTTTC
Proteins encoded:
- a CDS encoding adenylylsulfate reductase; this encodes MGEQSGVQSVNHESRTLSAEDVAELNRRFQGATPEAVLRWAIDTFGSKLALASSFGAEDMVVIDMLSKIEPPITIFTLDTGRLHEETYDVMERTRERYKVAIQSYFPGRDAVEALERERGFYSFRQSVEERKFCCYVRKVEPLGRALKNADAWITGLRREQAATRTGIGVVEIDASHGSILKINPLTDWTEPQVWAYIREHEVPYNALHDQGFPSIGCSPCTRAIKPGEDVRAGRWWWESPVTKECGLHLDSKHGDHGKSS